In a genomic window of Platichthys flesus chromosome 24, fPlaFle2.1, whole genome shotgun sequence:
- the rps4x gene encoding small ribosomal subunit protein eS4, translated as MARGPKKHLKRVAAPKHWMLDKLTGVFAPRPSTGPHKLRECLPLIIFLRNRLKYALTGDEVKKICMQRFIKIDGKVRTDITYPAGFMDVISIEKTGEHFRLIYDVKGRFTVHRITAEEAKYKLCKVKKLMVGTKGIPHLVTHDARTIRYPDPLIKVNDTVKIDLESGKITEFIKFDTANLCMVIGGANLGRIGMITNRERHPGSFDVVHVKDSTGNNFATRLSNIFVIGKGNKPWVSVPQGKGIRLTIAEERDKRMAAKQGSS; from the exons ATG gcaCGAGGACCGAAGAAGCACCTGAAGCGCGTCGCGGCGCCCAAGCACTGGATGCTGGACAAGCTCACCGGAGTGTTC gctcCTCGTCCGTCCACCGGTCCCCACAAGCTGAGGGAGTGCCTGCCCCTCATCATCTTCCTGAGGAACCGTCTGAAGTACGCCCTGACCGGGGACGAGGTGAAGAAGATCTGCATGCAGAGGTTCATCAAGATCGACGGCAAGGTCCGCACCGACATCACCTACCCGGCTGGATTCATGG ATGTGATCAGCATCGAGAAGACCGGTGAGCACTTCCGTCTGATTTACGATGTGAAGGGACGTTTCACCGTCCACCGCATCACCGCCGAGGAGGCCAAG TACAAGCTGTGCAAGGTGAAGAAGCTCATGGTCGGAACCAAGGGAATCCCCCACCTGGTGACCCACGATGCTCGCACCATCCGCTACCCCGACCCCCTCATCAAGGTCAACGACACCGTGAAGATCGACCTGGAGTCCGGCAAGATCACAGAGTTCATCAAGTTCGACACTG ctaACCTGTGCATGGTGATCGGTGGCGCCAACTTGGGGCGTATCGGTATGATCACCAACCGGGAGCGTCACCCCGGCTCCTTCGACGTGGTGCACGTCAAGGACAGCACGGGCAACAACTTCGCCACCAGGCTCTCCAACATCTTCGTCATTGGCAAG GGCAACAAGCCGTGGGTGTCCGTGCCCCAAGGAAAGGGAATCCGTCTGACCATCGCCgaggagagagacaagagaatGGCCGCCAAGCAGGGCAGCAGCTAA
- the cited1 gene encoding cbp/p300-interacting transactivator 1: MTSLLFPGHAHAAMKDLSSSSSPLTTLLHYPSSKTSAAPFSPSAGPASSPGATLSSAPLSKPQPFCLQTGPHLIASMQLQKLNSHYQNLTGASAGHPAPGGAPRGFGPSPLGSGNQLLGPTGGLGGGGMGVGITMGTQSSGAGGLIDFDPVDEEVLMSLVVELGLDRANELPELWLGQNEFDFMSDVPAGC; the protein is encoded by the coding sequence ATGACCTCACTGCTGTTCCCTGGCCACGCCCACGCTGCGATGAAggacctctcctcctcctcctctcctctcaccaccCTGCTCCACTACCCGTCCTCCAAGACCTCCGCCGCGCCCTTCTCCCCGTCCGCCGGCCCCGCCTCCTCGCCGGGGGCCACGCTGTCCTCGGCTCCGCTCTCCAAACCTCAGCCCTTCTGCCTGCAGACCGGGCCGCACCTCATCGCCAGCATGCAGCTGCAGAAGCTCAACTCGCACTACCAGAACCTCACCGGGGCTTCAGCCGGACACCCGGCGCCCGGCGGAGCCCCGAGGGGCTTCGGGCCCTCGCCCCTGGGCTCTGGGAACCAGCTCCTGGGGCCGACTGGGGGCCTCGGCGGGGGCGGGATGGGGGTCGGGATCACCATGGGGACCCAGAGCTCCGGTGCAGGTGGACTTATCGACTTTGACCCGGTGGACGAGGAGGTCCTCATGTCTCTGGTGGTGGAGCTGGGCCTGGACCGGGCCAACGAGCTGCCCGAGCTCTGGCTGGGACAGAACGAGTTTGACTTCATGTCCGATGTGCCGGCTGGGTGCTGA